A genomic segment from Pistricoccus aurantiacus encodes:
- a CDS encoding CoA-acylating methylmalonate-semialdehyde dehydrogenase → MSVREIPLYIDGQAVASSSSEWQDVLNPATQEVVARVPFCTEEEVERAVTSARQAFKTWRKVPLAKRQRIMLKFQALIREHTDELAELITLEHGKTLPDAAGEVGRGLEVVEHACAIPSLQLGEVAENAANEVDVYTLNQPLGVGAGITAFNFPIMLPCFMFPLAVATGNTFVLKPSEQDPSSTMRLVELAHEAGLPEGVLNVVHGGPDVVNQLCDHPDIKAISFIGSTKVGTHVYQRGSQAGKRVQAMMGAKNHCVVMPDANRSQAIDNLLGSAFGAAGQRCMANSVVVLVGEARKWLEDIVEGARNMTVGPGSQRDADLGPLVSPQARDRVLGLIEKGAQEGATLAVDGRGYEVEGYPEGNFVGPTVFSDVKADMAIYQEEIFGPVLCVVGVETLDEAIEFVNANPNGNGTSIFTNSGWAARRFETEIDVGQVGINVPIPVPVAYFSFTGSRGSKLGDLGPNGKQAIRFWTQTKTVTARWFEPENISGGINSTISM, encoded by the coding sequence ATGTCGGTTCGAGAGATACCACTGTATATCGACGGTCAGGCCGTGGCCTCCAGCAGCAGCGAATGGCAGGACGTGCTCAATCCCGCCACCCAGGAAGTGGTGGCCCGGGTGCCGTTTTGCACGGAAGAGGAAGTCGAGCGGGCGGTGACCAGCGCTAGGCAGGCTTTCAAGACCTGGCGCAAGGTGCCCCTGGCCAAGCGCCAGCGAATCATGCTCAAGTTTCAGGCATTGATTCGCGAGCATACGGATGAACTGGCGGAATTGATCACCCTGGAGCACGGCAAGACCCTGCCGGACGCGGCGGGAGAAGTGGGTCGCGGGCTGGAAGTGGTGGAGCACGCCTGCGCGATTCCGTCGCTGCAGTTGGGCGAGGTGGCGGAAAACGCCGCCAACGAGGTGGATGTCTATACCCTGAATCAGCCGCTCGGGGTGGGCGCCGGGATTACCGCCTTCAACTTCCCGATCATGCTGCCCTGTTTCATGTTCCCGCTGGCGGTGGCCACCGGCAACACCTTCGTGCTCAAGCCCTCGGAGCAGGACCCGAGTTCCACCATGCGTCTGGTGGAACTGGCTCATGAAGCGGGGTTGCCGGAAGGGGTACTCAACGTGGTCCACGGTGGGCCGGACGTGGTCAATCAGCTCTGCGATCATCCGGATATCAAGGCGATTTCCTTTATCGGCTCAACCAAGGTGGGTACTCACGTCTATCAGCGTGGCAGCCAGGCGGGCAAGCGGGTGCAGGCGATGATGGGTGCCAAGAACCATTGCGTGGTGATGCCGGACGCCAATCGCAGCCAGGCCATCGACAACCTGCTGGGCTCCGCTTTCGGCGCCGCCGGCCAGCGCTGCATGGCCAACTCCGTGGTGGTGCTGGTGGGCGAAGCACGAAAGTGGCTCGAGGATATCGTCGAGGGCGCGCGCAACATGACCGTCGGCCCCGGCTCCCAGCGGGATGCGGATCTCGGCCCGTTGGTTTCCCCCCAGGCTCGGGATCGAGTGCTGGGTCTGATCGAGAAAGGCGCACAGGAAGGCGCGACCCTGGCCGTGGACGGTCGCGGCTACGAAGTCGAGGGCTACCCGGAGGGCAATTTCGTCGGCCCCACGGTATTCAGCGACGTGAAAGCGGACATGGCGATCTATCAGGAGGAAATCTTTGGCCCGGTGCTCTGCGTAGTGGGGGTCGAAACCTTGGATGAAGCCATCGAGTTCGTCAACGCCAATCCCAATGGCAACGGCACCTCGATCTTCACCAACTCCGGCTGGGCGGCTAGGCGCTTCGAGACGGAAATCGACGTGGGCCAGGTGGGCATCAACGTGCCGATTCCGGTGCCGGTGGCCTACTTCAGCTTCACCGGTTCTCGAGGCTCCAAGCTCGGCGATCTCGGCCCCAACGGTAAGCAGGCGATCCGGTTCTGGACCCAGACCAAGACCGTCACTGCCCGCTGGTTCGAGCCGGAGAATATTTCCGGCGGGATCAACAGCACGATCTCGATGTGA
- a CDS encoding DNA-3-methyladenine glycosylase 2 family protein, producing the protein MNIAATPKDDALLTPERCHRARLARDARFDGRFFTAVTTTGIYCRPICPATPPLERNVVYFESAVTAAQAGYRPCLRCRPDSAPDSPAWRGTQTTLERALRLIDEGALQNGSVAQLCERLGIGERYLRRLFRERFGVSPKAYALYRQSLFAKQLLHQTRLPVTEIAHASGFNSLRRFNDAFQRHIGLSPRAVRRESGEGDSKLSLHLAYRPPYAWSAVRDFFIPRLIPGMEWVDENRYGRCIQWGSAKGHFTATHEPQRHGFRVELELSDLRALPPVVRRIRQLLDLDADTRTIEAHLAATVPQLTLVEGLRLPGVWNLFEAGVRAILGQHISEAVARNLTETLVTTLGEPLEDSTGQARYLFPTPERIDASDLAFLGMPSARRATLKRFADWYYQSESPDDSKAWIALKGIGPWTADYAALRGLSHPDIWLGGDLGVRKASKLLDDFDPAIAAPWRSYLTLQLWQHLWRSH; encoded by the coding sequence ATGAATATCGCAGCCACGCCAAAAGACGACGCCTTGCTGACGCCGGAACGTTGTCACCGGGCCCGCCTCGCCCGGGACGCCCGTTTCGATGGCCGTTTCTTCACCGCAGTGACGACCACCGGTATCTACTGTCGGCCGATCTGTCCCGCCACGCCGCCGCTGGAGCGCAACGTCGTCTATTTCGAAAGCGCCGTCACCGCCGCTCAAGCGGGTTATCGCCCTTGCCTGCGCTGCCGGCCGGACAGCGCCCCGGACTCCCCTGCCTGGCGTGGCACGCAAACCACCCTGGAGCGCGCTCTGCGGCTGATCGACGAAGGCGCCTTGCAGAACGGCTCGGTAGCGCAACTGTGCGAGCGCCTGGGTATCGGCGAGCGTTATCTACGCCGACTCTTTCGCGAGCGCTTCGGGGTCTCGCCGAAGGCCTACGCCCTTTATCGCCAGAGCCTGTTCGCCAAACAGCTGCTGCATCAAACCCGGCTTCCCGTCACGGAAATCGCCCACGCCAGCGGATTCAACAGTCTGCGACGCTTCAACGATGCCTTTCAGCGCCATATCGGCTTGAGTCCGCGGGCGGTACGCCGCGAATCCGGCGAAGGCGACTCGAAACTCAGCCTTCACCTGGCCTATCGCCCGCCCTATGCCTGGTCGGCGGTGCGTGACTTCTTTATCCCCCGCCTGATTCCCGGGATGGAATGGGTCGACGAGAACCGCTATGGCCGCTGTATCCAGTGGGGAAGTGCCAAGGGCCACTTTACCGCTACCCATGAACCGCAGCGTCATGGTTTTCGTGTCGAACTCGAACTCAGCGATCTGCGGGCGCTCCCGCCGGTGGTACGCCGGATTCGCCAGCTGCTCGACCTGGACGCGGACACTCGAACCATCGAAGCTCACCTTGCGGCTACCGTGCCGCAGCTCACGCTGGTGGAAGGCCTGCGCCTGCCCGGGGTCTGGAACCTGTTCGAAGCCGGAGTCCGAGCCATCCTCGGACAGCATATTTCCGAAGCCGTCGCCCGCAACCTGACCGAGACCCTGGTAACCACCCTTGGCGAGCCGCTGGAAGATTCCACCGGCCAGGCGCGCTATCTGTTCCCCACGCCGGAGCGAATCGACGCCAGCGATCTGGCCTTTCTGGGCATGCCAAGCGCCCGTCGCGCCACCCTGAAACGCTTCGCCGACTGGTATTACCAGTCGGAATCGCCGGACGATTCGAAAGCCTGGATAGCGCTCAAGGGCATCGGCCCCTGGACCGCGGACTACGCAGCCCTGCGCGGGTTGTCCCATCCGGATATCTGGCTGGGCGGCGACCTGGGGGTTCGCAAGGCGTCGAAACTGCTGGACGACTTCGACCCGGCTATTGCCGCTCCCTGGCGTAGCTACCTCACTCTTCAACTTTGGCAACATCTTTGGAGGAGTCATTAA
- a CDS encoding AbrB/MazE/SpoVT family DNA-binding domain-containing protein, with the protein MTILTSKLTGKYQATIPDAVRKALNLKAGDAIAFEIDNGEIRLRKARPIDLAFAHALEGTLSEWEFSADEEAYSEL; encoded by the coding sequence ATGACAATATTGACCAGCAAGCTTACCGGCAAGTATCAAGCTACCATTCCCGACGCCGTGCGCAAGGCACTGAATCTCAAGGCCGGCGACGCCATCGCCTTCGAGATCGATAATGGCGAGATTCGCCTGCGCAAGGCGCGGCCCATCGACCTGGCCTTCGCTCATGCGTTAGAAGGGACACTGAGTGAATGGGAATTCAGTGCGGACGAGGAAGCCTACAGTGAGCTTTGA
- a CDS encoding methylated-DNA--[protein]-cysteine S-methyltransferase: protein MNVDYFQPPGESPIGLLKIRATDKGLTEIDFVEARDETPRPNAMTQQCQTQLAEYFAGRRREFDLPLTPQGTEFQQQVWRALREIPYGQTCSYSSLAETLNRSGAQRAVGAANGKNPISIVVPCHRVIGRSGRLTGYAGGLERKEWLLMHERKH, encoded by the coding sequence ATGAACGTGGACTATTTCCAACCGCCCGGTGAGTCGCCGATTGGTCTGCTGAAGATTCGCGCCACTGACAAAGGACTGACGGAAATCGACTTTGTGGAGGCTCGCGATGAAACGCCCCGCCCCAATGCGATGACCCAGCAATGCCAGACGCAGCTGGCGGAATATTTCGCAGGCAGGCGGCGTGAGTTCGATCTACCCTTGACGCCTCAGGGAACTGAATTTCAGCAGCAGGTATGGAGGGCGCTGCGGGAGATTCCCTACGGCCAGACCTGCAGCTACTCTTCCCTGGCGGAAACGCTGAACCGCTCTGGCGCCCAGCGCGCGGTAGGTGCCGCCAACGGCAAGAACCCGATTTCCATCGTGGTGCCCTGTCACCGGGTCATCGGCCGCAGCGGTCGCCTGACCGGCTACGCCGGCGGCTTGGAGCGTAAGGAATGGCTGTTGATGCATGAACGCAAGCACTAA
- a CDS encoding type II toxin-antitoxin system HicA family toxin: MKSADVIKRLKAEGWQHVGGKGDHMKFKHPARSGHVVVPHPRKDIATGTLRNIYRQAGWAWR; encoded by the coding sequence ATGAAAAGCGCAGACGTTATCAAACGGTTGAAAGCCGAAGGCTGGCAACACGTCGGTGGCAAAGGCGATCACATGAAATTCAAGCATCCGGCGCGATCCGGCCATGTAGTCGTTCCCCATCCTCGCAAAGACATCGCTACCGGAACTCTGCGTAACATCTATCGTCAAGCCGGTTGGGCCTGGAGGTGA
- a CDS encoding IS1380 family transposase yields the protein MTKCTMPSASFPRCKGRRIVASFDGGDVTSDGGILLLRQLDREMSLTRAVARRLTDERDPQRCHHRTQTLVRQRVFGLALGYEDLNDHHALRHDVALQTAVDTDGVLASQSTLCRFEQQANRDWAVAIHEELIEQFIRSFRKPPKKPLYLDFDATDDRVHGEQLGRHFSGYYDHYIFLPLFVFCGDQLLASYLRPASRDAAHHAGAVLALLVRRLRQAWPEVRIVFRGDSGFCRPLILNWCDRHDVDYIIGIAGNKRLAKRALDTDYASAIRFEESWEKQRVFGFIEYAAKSWNARQRKVIVKSETSRRGFNTRYVVTSLRGCSAEWLYDHRYCARGEMENRIKEQQFLFSDRTSCHAWWPNQYRLLLSGLAYLLLERLRRIYLKRTAFAQAQVNTIRLKLLKIGAVITRNTRTIRLMLNSQCSEQDLFLKLVSKLVPG from the coding sequence ATGACAAAATGTACCATGCCCTCCGCTTCCTTTCCACGCTGTAAAGGCCGTCGGATCGTCGCCAGTTTCGATGGCGGCGATGTCACTTCCGACGGCGGCATCTTGTTGTTGCGTCAGCTCGACCGTGAGATGAGCCTGACACGCGCCGTGGCCCGCCGGCTGACCGATGAGCGTGATCCTCAACGCTGCCACCACCGCACGCAAACCTTGGTCCGTCAGCGTGTCTTCGGCCTGGCCCTGGGCTACGAAGATCTCAATGATCACCACGCGCTGCGCCATGACGTCGCTCTGCAGACCGCCGTCGATACCGATGGCGTGCTGGCCAGCCAGTCCACCCTGTGTCGCTTCGAGCAACAGGCCAACCGAGACTGGGCGGTGGCTATTCATGAGGAGCTCATCGAGCAGTTCATCCGTTCCTTCCGCAAGCCACCCAAGAAGCCGCTCTACCTCGACTTTGATGCCACCGACGATCGCGTGCACGGCGAGCAGCTCGGGCGGCACTTCTCCGGTTACTACGACCACTACATCTTCCTGCCGCTGTTCGTGTTCTGCGGTGATCAGCTGCTGGCCAGCTATCTGCGCCCGGCCTCGCGGGATGCCGCCCATCATGCCGGCGCCGTCCTGGCGCTGCTGGTCCGGCGGCTGCGTCAAGCGTGGCCTGAGGTACGGATCGTGTTCCGCGGTGACAGCGGCTTCTGCCGCCCGCTGATCCTCAACTGGTGTGACCGTCACGATGTCGATTACATCATCGGCATCGCCGGCAACAAGCGCCTGGCCAAGCGGGCATTGGACACCGACTACGCGTCGGCCATCCGCTTTGAGGAGAGCTGGGAGAAGCAGCGTGTGTTCGGCTTTATCGAGTACGCGGCCAAGAGCTGGAACGCGCGTCAACGCAAGGTGATCGTCAAATCCGAGACCAGCCGGCGCGGGTTCAACACGCGCTATGTGGTCACCAGCCTGCGCGGCTGCAGCGCCGAGTGGCTCTACGACCACCGCTACTGCGCCCGGGGCGAGATGGAGAATCGGATCAAGGAGCAGCAGTTCCTGTTCTCCGACCGGACCAGCTGCCACGCGTGGTGGCCGAACCAGTACCGCCTGCTGCTCTCGGGGCTCGCCTACCTGCTGCTGGAGCGGCTGCGTCGGATTTACCTGAAGCGCACCGCCTTCGCCCAGGCGCAGGTCAATACCATCCGCCTGAAGCTGTTGAAGATCGGCGCCGTCATCACCCGCAACACCCGCACTATCCGGCTGATGTTGAACAGTCAGTGCTCGGAACAAGACCTGTTCCTGAAACTGGTCAGCAAGCTGGTGCCGGGATAG